From the Manihot esculenta cultivar AM560-2 chromosome 14, M.esculenta_v8, whole genome shotgun sequence genome, the window aaaaatatctttttatattgattttattttcatttttctatatatattataatttaataaaaatttaaaatataaaaattataatataaaatataaaatattttattttatttaatattattaatataaaatataattttttattaaatcagctaataaattaatatatatcataaatgtaaaataaaaatattaaatatttcaaataatttataagattagtgattaatatatttaaaattttataaaaattattaaaaaaatttatatattaaaatatataatatttttattttatttaatattattaatataaaatataatattttatatattaaaaatatgtataatttataatgataaatataaaattttaattaaatattttaatatatataatatttatatgtgatattttatatagtataaaatttatttataataaatatttattatattataatttattatttatattttcaaatttaatttaattgcgTTGCTTATAATTATAACagtttaactttttattttcgaATAGGTGTAATTGTAATGTTTCATAATTCCAGAGTTGTCAGAAGTTTTCCTTCCTCGCGATTCTCCCCTGTCAAAATCCCCCAAAAATGAAACCCTAATTCAGCAAATTAACGACACTCAAATCCCGAGTATTGTTTGGCTCCTAATTCAGATCCATCCGTAAGTTCAAATCCTTCTcaactctttttcttttacttaGCTATATCGCGCATAAATTCGATCAATTTGATATATATTCTGTACTTTCGCATGTAAAATGAATTCGAACATTACTACTGCATATTGATAGATTGATTTATTTAGGGTTCGTTTTGATCTTATGTAGTTTTCTTAATTGTACAAACAAATGGATGGGAACAAAGACGACGCTTTGAAATGCTTGAAGATAGGTAAGGACGCACTGCAATCAGGTGATACAACTCGTGCTTTAAAGTTCATCACCAAAGCTCGCCGCCTCGATCCTAGTCTCCCCGTCGACGATCTCTTATCGTCAATAGAGAAGGATTCGACTTCCGATCAAACTTCTGCGACTACTAATGGGCCCACGAGCACGACCAATGAATCTAAAGTTCGTCAGCGGGTTCCCTCAACTGGGCCGTCTTCATCTGCCTCTGCTACCGCCTCATCATCCTCAGCCACCTATACCGAGGAGCAAATCACGATCGTGAGGCAAatcaagaagaagaaagattaCTATGAAATTTTGGGATTGGAGAAAACTTGCTCTGTTGAAGATGTTCGAAAAGCTTATCGGAAATTGTCCCTTAAAGTTCATCCTGATAAGAACAAGGCTCCCGGAGCTGAAGAAGCTTTTAAAGCTGTCTCCAAGGCATTCCAGTGTTTTAGCAATGAAGAAAGCCGGAAGAAGTATGATCTGACTGGAAGCGACGAGCCTGTTTATGAGAGACGTGCTTCGAGGCATCATGGAGGGCAGGGAGGATTTAATGGGTATTATGATGATTTTGATCCGGACGAGATTTTCAGGCAATTCTTCTTTGGAGGAATGCCCCCTGCAACCACCCAGTTTAGAAGTTTCAATTTTGGGGGAGGCATGGGCCCGAGAACAGGTGATAATGCATCTGGGTTTAATATGCGTGCATTGATTCAGTTGCTGCCTGTCCTCGTCATCTTGCTTTTGAACTTTTTGCCGTCTTCAGAGCCACTTTATTCGCTCTCCAGGTCATATCCTTATGAGTACAGGTTTACCACTCAGAAGGGGGTTAATTTTTATGTGAAGAGCACCAAATTTGAGCAGGATTATCCACACGGTAGCCAGCAAAGGGCTACTCTGGAAGGGAAAGTGGAGAGGGATTATATGTCTGTTCTTGCACAGAATTGCAGGTTTGAGTTGCAGAGGCAGCAGTGGGGTTTTATACGGGAGACTCCTCACTGTGAAATGTTGCAGCAGTTTCAGTCTGGTGCATCAGCAGCCTGATGAATTGGAATTGAGGTTGAAATTTGTATTTGTTTTAGAAATTGACTATTTTTACCAGCAAAGATTACATATGATGTAATATTGATAGATTAAGGCCCCATAAGTATTTGTGCCAATTTTCACCTTTCATATAGCTTAAGCATGCAAATTTGTGCCAAACATTTTGCTATATCATGTCTCTCCCTGTCTCTCTTTTTCCCCCCTTTTTGATATACTATCTTATATGTTAGTACAGCATTTGGTGCTTTAGCATGAGTAATTTGCATGCAGGtgcataattttatttcttaaacGTGACCTTCATGATGCTGTAATGGCTAATATCTCTTAGCTGAGAAATGTGTCATGTCCTTGAaatctgtaacgccccggaaatccggaccgctaccggcgctaggattcaggtcggcttaaggccgccggaacccgtagcaagcctacatacatcctgtttacctgtttaattccatacatgatcaacaaacatacataagaattaaaaacttttctttttcttcatacaccaaactcaacctgtgcatgcactgtattcatcatatacataaacattaatccctctgtgggatctcatcaaagcctcaagggctatacatcatatggtgagttggtttacatcaatatcaaaacacaagatcatgtacataccaagggattaacatatactacgGTCAAGTACagttctatcctcaataacataattacataaactttacattacattcttatgtatgtttgttgatcatgtatgggattaaacaggtaaacaggatgtatgtaggcttgctacgggttccggcggccttaagccgacctgaatcctagcgccggtagcggtccggatttccggggcgttacagagtggtatcagagctaacactggtgctgaagtcaacctctccttgagctcctcaaagctttcttcacaccgatcggtccactcgaacctctgattctttctggtcaatctggttaaaggagctgcaatcttagagaagtcctgtacgaacctcctacctcccaaaaccataaatcatgcatatttctcaaccaaaacacacatacaagttcctaggggtctcaaacatgcatataccccatctagaggtttccgacacccaaattccaccggacggtaggaattccgagaccggagtctagccgggtattacaaaatcaatcattttttttttgtttatcttttgtacAAAAAGAATACAAATGCTGTCAGGGTTGTTTTGAGATTCTACTGTGACTGTCAATTATCTTATATTTGTCGCATATCAAGCTATCCTGAATCTGGTTTACAAAGACCTATTTGCTTGAAAGTTGCTGCCATTTGGTTTATCCTTGAGGGCAAGTGATCCTATAGTTGTTTGTTCATTTGCCAATCAATTGACattgtttttagttttattgCAACTTGATGTAGAAATACATTTGAACTTGCAGTTGGAGTAtatatttccttttcttttgcaGATGCTCGTCTGGTACAACTGgttcaaatataattttaaagagtACATGGAGCATTGGAATTTATGGAGAAAATGAAGGATAATAGTTGTGATTTTTCAGATTCAAAATACTATCAAATCTGGATCTTCTGTATACCTTTCTCCCCTTTTACATGTGGTGCTACGGACTTCTGGCCTCTTGTACATGCTTAATGAGTCTTCCTTAGAATAGCTTGTGTTCTAACTTGAGTTTACTTTGTGGTGAGAAAATGTTTTGAGTTCCGGCTGAATTGTTGAAATAGCAGCTTCATTACACCATTTGTGTTAGGGTACACGTTTATCCACTTCATTCTGTGATACCTTCTACTCTTTTGAATCCATGATGTTTTCAGATTACCTTACTGtagaatatttattattttatttctatttatatGCTGATGTTGGCCATACCTAGCTGCTATAGAGGTTCTGCTGTGAAGATATTTGGCAGGATTTGGATTTTTATTTATGGGTTATTCATGGATCATGGTGGCAACTACTTGTATTGGTTCGTTGCTTAATTTGATGGAAATAACAAAGTTACATTCacttcttattttattatttttggttTGCAATGTGTGCAATTCTTTAGTGGGTATGAGTTCAGTGAGGGATTCTGATAGGGTCCCTTGCAATGGATCTGGTTATGGGTCTTTTAGGGTGGAGGTGTGAAATCTGTGGAGGAAGGTGGATTGTGGATTTTCTTCTATCTAGCTACAGTGAAATAAATATAAGCTCATTAGTGAGAACTTAAGAATATCCTTATTTGAGTACTCGCACACTTTTTGAAGAATTTTGTTCATGTCTCCTTTATTGATATGCTGAACTTAAATACACAATGGAGAATAACTATCTCATGGGAAAATATGGAGGATCACCCTCTAACCGTGGAATTCAAATAACTGAAAGACACCACTATTTACTGTTTACATTATGACTAacaattaaaacatgaaaaacatggcAGTAACTAACAACAAGGATGTGGTAGTAACGTGATTGTTTCAGCACTAAGTCAATGGCAGTAGCATCTCAACTGTCATTGATCTTGCTGATCTGACTGTCCTGCATCCCTTCCTTCTTTTCTTGAGTGAACTGTTTGTATATAATCAAAGGCTTGCTAACAGATTGATTGTTACATTTACGTTTGTTGATTTGGAGATGCAAAAGTGTTTTTATGAAGTAATTATGGGAGAGGAAATTTCTCCTGTATACTGGAGGAGTATGAACTATTGATTCTACCATGACTAGGAGAGTTTAATTTGTGAGGTAACACTACCTTTATATTCTTGCGGATGATGTAACTGTAAGTTGCTTACAACTGATCACTGATCCAATACACTTGTTAATTGCAGAAATAAATGCTTGGACCCATCATCTGAACTTAAAATTTTTCCCCTTGTTCAAAGTATGACAGGTTAAAGTTTTGGAATTGGGAATGATGTTTTTAACATGTTACTATTTTTTTGGAAGGAGTGTGAGTATGGCTCCGAATTGATGTGTATGTGATGACAAATGGAGTACACAGCTGGTAGCATACAGTGTTATCATTCCTATCTTACAGCCTGCTCCTGCATCATGAACTGTACTCTGTCAGTTTTTCTTATTGACTTGCAGGTAAACTATGATTCTGTGTGTACATTTTACAGTTCATGGTTCTACAGTTGATCTCCCAAAAGTCATTATTGTTCATGATCATTAGGTTAAGAACTGGAAGGCTAGAATTTTATGTTTAGTTGTTTACTGCTTCGGACCTTTACATCTTTATCTTCTATATGCATGGGGCCAAAGCGTGTGGTGTTTTCAATTGTAATGCAAGCCCAAGGCAAAGATGACCCCTAAAACATTAGTTTCTAAGTTCCAACCTGCAGATGATACTTGTTTTGTTGCATGTGTGTGTGGAGGTGCAATTATGCACGTCTATCTATGTTTTATATTGTGCTTTTCCAAAGGAATTGAAGGCATAAAACACTAAATCAGGCATCAGATTAAGATTTAGGATGTCTTGATAATGCTTGTTAATGCACGGAGACGGAGTTGTCTAAAAATTGTGGGAAATAACTTGCATGCTCCTGATTCCTAACAATAAGGCTTTCTTATTTTCGGTTTGCTTAGCGTGTTCTTGTGAATGTAGATTCACAATGTAACTGCTCAATGCTCCCTTGTTCTCCTATCCAGCAATGTGTGCGCAATATAGGTCAAACAGGATTAGCTTAAGCTTGTTACGTCTGCATGTGCAGTCCCTTGTCCTAGCTCGGCAAAAATATGTCTGTTCTAACTTGAAGAAAAGGGACTTGTTGCCAATTCCTTGGCATAACGGTTGCTAACAAGGGTGGGTTTGGACTTCTGATGGGAGTATTAATACATGTACATTCTCCAGGTTGGGAGGAAATGGTGAGCCTTACCTACGGAACTGACCAGCGAGGCTTGCCCACACATAGCATTCCAATCTCGAGGTGTTAAAAGTTAATCGAAGTTCTTTCCCTTGTTTCTTCTGATGGGCAGTTTAGACCTTTGATGCAGGGTGACCAACCTCTTTGATACGAACAATTCTATCCTGACGCCAAGATATTTGCAGATTAGCTCGCATTTCCCTGAAGTTCATAACCTCGTCTGTCAAGAATATACCCAGTAAAACGCAACTCATCTGCCACTCGATTGGTTTCAGAGCTCCAATTTCCACCACCAACTCCTCATTGTCTATGAGTGAAAGATTTGCCAGCGTCAACTCCATTGTAACTGAGAAAGCAGATGGAACATCAAACTCAAATGAAGCTAAAAGCGTAACCTTTGCTGCACGAGCAAGACAGTAAAAAACTGCCACTCGAGTGGTAGTTTGTTAATTCATCGCTCTAATTAAAATGTTTGAAAACTACCAGCAGTCTATACTACGCTAACCTTATGCCAACAACATACATCCAACTCTATTTGGCATGTTTATTTCTGTTTTTCTTTTCACAAATTTTAATAaccatattttaaattaaaaaaaatctacagttcaaaataaaaaaacaaatgcaataaaaatcaacaataaattaaataaaatcaataagcattcataaaatatattttctgaaaaatattttccatatttttattatttagaatactaaaaatattttgtgaAGTTCAACTTGTAagttaagtaaaaaaaaaaaaaaaaaaagaagttgaGAATAACCATTGTTTTATGgattaactaaataaattattataattttatttgagtGCCAATAGCCCAGCGTTATTCATGAATGTAATAAGaaagtatgaaaaaaaaaataaagaatttagTAGTATTTTATAATAGCTGAGAATGAGTATTACGTGTACGTTGAAATATTTatctattatattaaaatggAAAGAATTTCATTTGtaattctaaaaatttatttatatttattcatcATAAACCCAAAACAAATATGATATTGAAAATTCTATCCTTTAATTCCAATGGTTTGtcccatttttacttttatttctaCATTATTGATTATGTTCCTCATCTTAATTTAATTAAGAATATGTAGAGAACTCAGAAAAAACTCTCTCTGCAATCCTCTTTGTTTTATTATAAGAACTTGTTGAAGAAAATAAGTGATAATTAATGTCAAACAAAAAGTCTAAGAAAATACTTTTGCTCATGTATATGCAGTGATTTGCTGCATTGGCTGCTGTTGTAGTTGCTTTGCTTTGTGCTTTATTTTTCAGCTTTTCTCATTAAATCTTTGCTTGTAATTAATGTTATGAGAAAATTAAGTTTTAATGTGTTCATATCACTTTGAGATAGGAATAATTTGTCTCTTAATTTTAAGTACTTCTCCCCTTTAAtccaaatttaatataataaaatttctatttataaaaaaaaacatgtatatatatatttacataaaCAAATACAAAACACAAGTCAGGGTGAAAAAGCTaatctttattaatatttattatagatCTGCCAATGGAAATAAAATGATAATCTCCAAGCAAATCTAAAATTATTAATCCTAAATATCACTAAAAGAGCAAAAGAAAATCTTAGAGATGAGCACAATAATCTTTTAAAACTATTGTAAAAAAGGAATGGGTAAAGTCAGaaaatcttaaatattttaaattaatatttaaaatattttttaatattttaatatttaataaaaattatcggACGGAGAAGAGATAGTataatttttaagataaaacatataaatttatttttaaagtgattatcttatttaagaaaaatatattaattacaggtatttttttctcaaaaatgaAATGATAATATACTGATCAGACTGATGTGCTATTATGCTTCAAATTGTTTTTGATATGGGAGGCTTGATTAGGAgataaagcttttttttttttttctcttaatttcttaatttttttttatattttttatatgggagtctttgattttaaataaaatattaatacaattaaataattaaattaaaaaagtttttaaaaaatagtaattatcaaaacatagaaaaaacaataaataaatagtaattatCAGAATAACTAAAAATAGTATTTTtgaataatgaaaaatattttaattaaaattaaaaattataaaaattaattaataaatttttaaaaatagtaattctcctttattaataaattttttaaatcattaatatttaaaaatctttttCAATTGAAAATTGATGGGCTAATTACAACTACTATTTTAACATATTAAGAAATTTGCTTtccttaaataattaataattttgacaaTTCAATTATAGAGAgcataacacatcaaacagcgCCGTTTTGAGGGGACTCTTCTAGATCTGCTATATATTTTTCCTCTATCTGCTTAAACCCAGGATCTTTAGCTCCTCTTTCGTCCCTAGCAAAAACCCTAGCCTCCTCGCTTTCGCAACAATGGTATGTTTTCTTCCCAATCCCATGGTCGCCCACATTTGTTATTTGTTTTAGCTTCTGGGTTTATCTCTTATTTGCTTGTTCTCGCAGACAGGGGAGACAGTGAATCCAAAAGCATACCCTCTTGCAGATGCTCAGCTCACCATAACAATACTCGATCTTATTCAACAAGCAGCTAACTACAAGCAACTCAAAAAGGGAGCCAATGAAGGTGATTTATGCAGATTCTATTCTATTTGTTTTTTCTTGCTCTCTTAATACATATGATtctattgatattttttaaaaggttATTTTAGTATCTAATAATATGGGGTTTCAGCTACCAAAACCCTTAATAGGGGTATCTCTGAGTTCATAGTGATGGCTGCCGATACTGAGCCTCTTGAGATTCTACTCCATCTTCCCTTGCTAGCTGAAGATAAGGTTAGTTTCTTCCGATTCTATTGGTGTTAGTGATGGTTTTGTTAATTCGCCTTATTGAAGTTGTTGGTGGATATGGATATTTGATTTTTGAGAATTTAGTGTAATGCAATACTTAGATAGTCTTGTTTGATAATTAAGCTTAATTTTGTAAACTGGATATATGTATGCAACTCCTTTTGAACTGGAAAATGCTTTTCGACACTTGCTGAATTCAcgagacaactccaactgttaAGTTCTATGTTAATAGAATAGTACATGCTGTCAATTGTGAAGATGGTGGATCTTTGTAAGATTATTGATTGCAGTTTAGAATGGTCCTGATTGATGTCAATCCCCCATTCTTAATGTTCTTCTAGCAAAATGAAAGCTAACCTTATATACAACTTAAAGATGTTTATCCATTGACATAGGGAGAAGCCTTAAAGTTTGGATTTCTGAAGCTCACACTTTGTTTCCTGTGGAATAAAGAGAATTGTAGCCATGTTGTTCAGCTTTTAAAGGTTATTTGCCATTAGCTATATCTGAGATCCAAATGGCttacatgagttttatgtttgAATTTGCCTTTGGCAGAATGTGCCATATGTATTTGTGCCATCAAAGCAAGCGCTTGGCAGAGCATGTGGTGTGACAAGACCTGTTATTGCTTGCTCTGTGACATCAAATGAAGGAAGTCAATTGAAGTCCCAAATACAACAACTCAAAGTATGTTATCCTTCTAATATGTTTCTTGAATTCATGATGTCTTTTGCTTGATGACTTTGATCACTAATATGATTGTTTGCTTGTAAATGCAGGATGCCATTGAAAAGCTATTGATATGAAATAGCTTACTACGCATTTTCGGTGTGATGGGCCTCTTGGATTGTTAGTATTCGCTCCATTGGAGGCTTTGACTGATGAAGTTGTATCACTGGGGACCAAAGCTTTTTACAGTGACCTTTATCAAGATTATTAGTTTTAAGTTTTTTCCTCTTATGCATTGCGACTATACTCATGTGATATTTTTCCAAAAAAACTTGAGATAACTCGTGCTATGAACCTAGCTTGCTGCTGCCTAAACATTATTGGAAGTTCCTGTGGCTATTGATCTGACAGTGAGATAATTATTGCggttaaattatttatgttttGCAATTACAGACACCATTGAGAAAAATTCTCTAATGGGAGCAGCAGCACTCTTATATGATCAGAGATTTTGATTCAAGGTCTCttctcattattattattatttatcaattttatcaGGGAGCAATTGCTGCTAACTActgctttatttttttaaaattaagtgactaattagtaaatttttttatattattattaagaattaaataataattttttctaaaatttaatttttaattttaatctaaaaacTAATGATAAATGCAAAAATTTTATTCTGGAATGTAGtttaaaaagattaattttaaatataaaatatattaataaatttatatatatagaaaaagttatttttttaataaaaaatatttttttactatatttttttaatattctaaatttaaaatatattttttaaaaatatatttttagtaaaataaacatagtctaaatgaatttaaatttaatattaaaacaaaaattataaaaactttaCATTGAGATATCTTAAATTTCTTATGAActtgttatattatttaaaaatcattaaactttagcaaaatattataatagttaaataaGAAAGTATACAcaaaaagtaataatttttattaatttgcaagaaaaaaaaatctaaacattCTTATAACTCTTTCTCTAGAACacattaaatgaaatataactttagAAATACGTATCATCTATCCTGTTAAAATGAGAAATTCCATGTCTTTTATTGTgattccaaaaaaaaataagttaggagtttataaaattaaaaagtttacaatgtaatatttaaaataaaaattagaaatgaTTACACTTAAttgtgaattttattaaaaattagagaCTTATAACTTGTATTTTCAAAAGCTACTTTGCCCCAATTTTTTCAGAGggacattttattaaaattataacctCTCTCAATCTTTTCCAGAATTTAAGAGGGCTCATGGGGTGATTTCGCCACTATTCAAAAGCaaattaatatagaaaaataaaatttaatattttttagaacgttatataatttttaatttcaaacagagattatataaaaagtttatattatttttctttaaaataaattttcagcTGTGGAAGATAACGGTTCTGAGAGAGTGTTTGGCATAATTTATAAGTtcatcaaatcaatttatatattttttttaacaaaacaaGTTGGTATCCATCCTTGATACTTATAAAGTTGGTATCCATCCTTGATACTTATAAATATTATAGTTTGATCAATTAaattactatatttttttattaaaaatttaaagttataatatatattctcgtgataaattaatttttaatttttttatgtatatataacattttaagtaattatataaatttacactcataaatttagtttgatagtaagtgtatttgagtaaatttaAGAGGTGTCAAGTTTTAGTTTTCTAATTTTCAattccatttttttaaaaaaaaaacatagttGTATAAATTTAagaagtaattttatttttttattatatattttaataccaTTAATTTGTTACACTATCTCAGTACAATGAGCATACAGAATAATCTATTGCAACTACTTAGAGCATCCTCCTATGCCTTCAATTCCTACGGAATTCAATTTTGCTACTTCAAAGAATGAAAAGATTGCGAAGACATTGCACATCAAGTGGTCGTGCCGGAGTGGTTATCGGGCATGACTAGAAATCATGTGGGCTCTGCCCGCGCAGGTTCGAATCCTGCCGACCACGTTTTtccaaatttcaatattttatgcTCTCTAAATCAAATTAGATGGATTTGTATCTTTATGCTAAAAACAAATACAGGCTGCCCTAAAAGTTATAACCCAAACCCTTATTAGATTGGCATCAAATGGAGATATTACAGTAGAAtagtttctttcttttttttttttttattggatttcgaatttagttataaattcataatatcaaaatttttagaGACAGTTTTAATATcgtaaaatcaaaattaataatattgataTGTATCTTTAAATAAGAATCATATTATTGACAAACAAATTCCATGGATTTTTAAATAGATTTGCTACAAGAATACATCACATGAAAGATTCAGAGAATCTTATCAAAATTTGCCAAGATATGGTAGATTCCCCTTTATGATGTGGGGATTAAATCTAACACATTAAGATATGATGGCCATAGTTAAGCATATCTACATTCAAGTTGCTCATGTTTATCTTAAgagtttgaaaaaaaaagtttatattaAAAGCAAACGTAAAAGAGGTTGAGAGTTGATGATCTGACATTcagaaaatatggttttacaatGGTTGAGTAAGTTTGATCTGAGAGGAAGGTGCTcatctccttttattctttttcttagtCTGTTAGTGATGTATAACAGCCTTCTcatcattgggccacctgtccctgctatgcTGATTCGTATGTACGGAAGAATCAGGTCTCTGCGCCATACTAAACGGTCATTTAATTCTCCCTTTTAGCACGTGTGGGAACCGAGCAGTTCGGGGTTGGGCCAGTGATCCTTACTTTGCTAAGCTTCCGGGCCGGGTTCGGGAAGAAAAGACTGGGTTTTGAGCAAAGTCCGACCTCAAGTATGAATGGGCTGGACCTTCTCACTCGTGGGACTCCGCAGGCCCTGAGCCAGACCTGTCATTGTGGGCTCGGCCTCTTATCAGGGTAGTGAAACCCAATGGTCATCAAGAGTTATAGAAAAACAGACAAAGCTCTATTAAGGCTCTATTCAGTCATATTAGCTGTTGTAGTAGTCATTAACTACTGTAATGGTGAATAGTTCTTCAGATAATATGTTTATGATTGATTTTACCGTAATatagttaattatttaaaaaatcataataaataggtttataattaaattattatactcttattttatataataagaattttgaaaagaaatccaaatgtgaatttaaataattaaattaaatagcaaattatcatataatttattgtagaatttaatataattacatTATTATAAAATTGGGTTTAAAACAGTGACTGTTgtataatatgttaaaataaagttattctaaaataaaattatataaaattgaataatttcattaaaataaatatcaaaattggtctatacataaataaaaattatccatAATTTGGCTAAGTAGTCTGCAGCACTCActcaacaaaaagaaaaggacacTTGAGAAAAATGGGGAACAAGGGATCAATTGCAAACATCGCACCTCTTATCTCTCACCTCATGTTCTCTTATAGGGGGTGAgaagtattcggttcaaaccgaaaaaatagaccgaatcgaatcgatttaaaaatttagttcgattttttatacattttggttcggttcggtttttaattttagaaattttagttatttcaattcggttcggttttaataagaaaaaaaccgaaaaaatcgaaccgaatcgattagtgataataatatattttttcaatcatatagagaaattaaatcatatattaagattaaaatattttaattaaattttaaaatattaaaaataaagtgtaaaaaataaagcactccaaggcttagcctggtggaaagtgcatcctgtagtCTTGAAAGGtttaaggttcgactcccccaacccctatttcaaaaaaaaaaatgtaaaaaataaaaaaaattattaaaaatcaaaaccgattaaaccgaaccgaatcagaccggttcggttcgatttggtttctgaccaaaatcggttcg encodes:
- the LOC110600096 gene encoding chaperone protein dnaJ 49, translated to MDGNKDDALKCLKIGKDALQSGDTTRALKFITKARRLDPSLPVDDLLSSIEKDSTSDQTSATTNGPTSTTNESKVRQRVPSTGPSSSASATASSSSATYTEEQITIVRQIKKKKDYYEILGLEKTCSVEDVRKAYRKLSLKVHPDKNKAPGAEEAFKAVSKAFQCFSNEESRKKYDLTGSDEPVYERRASRHHGGQGGFNGYYDDFDPDEIFRQFFFGGMPPATTQFRSFNFGGGMGPRTGDNASGFNMRALIQLLPVLVILLLNFLPSSEPLYSLSRSYPYEYRFTTQKGVNFYVKSTKFEQDYPHGSQQRATLEGKVERDYMSVLAQNCRFELQRQQWGFIRETPHCEMLQQFQSGASAA
- the LOC110630990 gene encoding NHP2-like protein 1, which encodes MTGETVNPKAYPLADAQLTITILDLIQQAANYKQLKKGANEATKTLNRGISEFIVMAADTEPLEILLHLPLLAEDKNVPYVFVPSKQALGRACGVTRPVIACSVTSNEGSQLKSQIQQLKDAIEKLLI